In Blastococcus saxobsidens DD2, the genomic stretch TGGCCTGGGCCGGCGTGGACCGCGCGGTCCAGGCCGTCGAGCGGCACGGCCTCGACGGTCCGCTGGACCGCTGGCGGACCCTGCGCCAGGACATCCACGACGAGGTCTGCACGCGGGGTTACGACTCCGAGCGCAACACGTTCACGCAGTACTACGGCTCTCGCGAGCTCGACGCCGCGTTGCTGCTCATCCCCCAGACCGGCTTCCTGGGCTGGGCCGACGAACGGGTCGTCGGCACGGTCGACGCCGTGCAGCGCGAGCTGACCGAGGACGGCCTGGTCCTGCGCTACCGCGCCGAGACGAATGCCGTGGACGGGTTACCCGGTCGCGAGGGCACCTTCGTCATCGGCACCTTCTGGCTCGCCGACGCCCTCGCCAGCCTCGAGCGGGTGGGCGAGGCCGAGCAGCTGTTCGAGCGGCTGCTCGGCCTGCGCAACGACCTGGGGTTGCTCAGCGAGCAGTACGACACCCGGGCCCGGCGGCAGGTCGGCAACATGCCACAGGCGTTCAGCCACGTCGGCCTGGTCAACACCGCTCGCCACCTCAGCGGCAGCTCTCCGGCGGAGGAGGAGGGCGACGCCCCCAGGTGACGAACCCGGGACAGGTCGGGGATCGGGGTTTAGCCGACGGGGGGGTCCGGCTAGCGGAGACCGAAGAGCCCAGCACCGACAACCGGAGGTCCTCATGGCCCAGACCGTCGCCGACTACCTGCTCGCCCGACTGCGCGAATGGGGTGTGCGGCAGGTGTTCGGCTATCCCGGCGACGGGATCAACGGCCTGCTCGCGGCCTGGGGGCGCGCGGACAACGACCCCGAGTTCATCCAGTCCCGCCACGAGGAGATGTCGGCGTTCGAGGCCGTCGGCTTCGCCAAGTTCAGCGGCGGCTTCGGCGTCTGCGCCGCGACCAGCGGACCCGGGGCCATCCACCTGCTCAACGGCCTCTACGACGCCAAGCTCGACCACGTCCCGGTGGTCGCGATCGTCGGGCAGACCGAGCGCTCGGCGATGGGCGGTTCCTACCAGCAGGAAGTGGACCTGCTGAGTCTGTACAAGGACGTCTGCAGCGACTACGTGCAGATGTGCACCGTGCCCGAACAGCTGCCCAACCTGATCGACCGCGCCATCCGGATCGCGGTGAGCGAGCGCGCTCCGACGGCGCTGATCTTCCCCTCCGACGTCCTCGAACTCGAGTACGAGCCGCCCGCCCACGAGTTCAAGAACGTCCCCTCCAGCCTCGGCATCGCCCAGTCGTCGCCCCAGCCTGATCCGGCTGCCGTCCAGCAGACCGCCGATCTGCTCAACGCCGGCGAGAAGGTGGCGCTGCTGGTCGGCCAGGGCGCCCGGGACTGCCAGGCCGAGCTCACCGAGGTGGCCGACCTGCTCGGCGCCGGCGCGGCCAAGGCGCTGCTGGGCAAGGACGTGCTGCCCGACACCCTGCCGTGGGTGACCGGCTCCATCGGACTGCTGGGCACGCGGCCCAGCTACGAGATGATGATGGGCTGCGACACGCTCCTGACGGTCGGCTCCAACTTCCCGTACACCCAGTTCATGCCGAAGCTGGACCAGGCCCGGGCGGTCCAGATCGACCGGTCCGGCAGCTGGATCGGGATGCGGTACCCGTACGAGCTCAACGTCGTCGGCGACGCCAAGGCGACGCTGCAAGCGCTCATCCCGCTGCTGCGCCGCAAGGAGGACCGGTCGTGGCAGGAGAAGATCACTGCCGACGTGGCCGACTGGTGGCAGACCGTCGAGCGGCGCGCGCTGACCGACGCCGACCCGGTCAACCCGATGCGGATCGTGCACGAGCTGTCGGAGCGGCTGCCGGCGAACGCCATCGTCACCAGCGACTCCGGCAGCGCCGCGAACTGGTACGCCCGGCACCTGAAGGTGCGCGGCGAGGTCAAGTGCTCGCTGTCCGGCACGCTGGCCACCATGGGCCCCGGCGTGCCCTACGCCATCGGCGCGAAGTGGGCGCACCCCGAGCGCCCGGCGATCGCGCTGGTCGGTGACGGCGCGATGCAGATGAACGGCCTGGCCGAGCAGATCACCATCGCCCGGTACTGGCAGGAGTGGGCCGATCCGCGGCTGATCACCGTGGTCTTCCACAACAACGACCTCAATCAGGTCACCTGGGAGATGCGGGCGATGGAGGGGGCGCCGAAGTTCACCGAGTCGCAAACCATCCCCGACATCGACTACGCCGCCTTCGCCCGGGGCCTGGGCCTCGAGGGGATCAACGTCGACAAGCCCGAGGACGTCGGGCCGGCCTGGGACGCCGCCCTGGCCGCGAACAGGCCGGTCGTGCTCGACATCCGCTGCGATCCCGACGTGCCTCCCATCCCCCCGCACGCGACGTTCGAGCAGGCGCTGTCCACCGCGAAGTCGGCGCTCAAGGGTGACGAGGACGCCGCCGGCTTCATCAAGCAGGGGGTCAAGCAGAAGGTGCAGGAGTTCCTGCCCGGCTCCAAGGGCGATGGCTGAGGCCCAGCCGGTGACCTCGGTCGATCTGCCCGCCCCCGTCGTCCGGCCACCGGAGGACGCCGGTCCCGCGGCCGGCCTCGACGTCGCCGCCCTGGAGCGCGACCTGCGCGCCCGGGTGGACGGCGAGGTGCGGTTCGATGCCGGTTCCCGCGGGGCCTACAGCACCGACGCCTCCAACTACCGGCAGGTGCCGATCGGGGTGGTGGTGCCGCGCTCGGTGGACGCGGCCGCGGATGCGGTCGCGGTGTGCCGGGAGCACGGCGCCCCCGTGCTGCCACGGGGAGGCGGGACCAGCCTGGCCGGAGAGTGCACCAACACCGCCGTCGTCCTGGACTTCACCAAGTACTGCAACCGGCTGCTGACGGTCGACCCCGAGGCGGGCACCTGCGTGGTGGAGCCGGGCATCGTGCTGGACGAGCTGAACCGGCAGCTGGCGCCCTCCGGGCTGGAGTTCGGGCCCGAGCCGGCAACCCACAACCACTGCGCGCTCGGCGGGATGATCGGCAACAACGCCTGCGGGGCGACCGCGCAGCGCACCGGCAAGGTCGTCGACAACGTCGTGTCGCTGGACGTGCTGCTCTACGACGGCACGCGGATGACCGTGGGCGCCACCTCCGACGAGGAGTACGCCGCGATCGTGCAGGCCGGTGGACGGCGCGGCGAGGTGTACCGGCAGCTGCGCGAGCTGCGCGACCGGTACGGCGAGGAAGTCCGTGCGCGTTACCCCGACATCCCGCGCCGGGTGTCGGGCTACAACCTCGACTCGCTGCTGCCCGAGCGGGGCTTCGACCTCGCCGGCGCGCTGATCGGCTCCGAGGGCAGCTGCGTCACGGTGCTGGGGGCCGAGCTGCGGCTCGTCCCCGTGGTGCTCCACCGCGCCCTGGTGCTGCTCGGCTATCCCGACGTGGTGACCTCGGCGCGCGACGTGCCGGCCATCGTCGAGCAGGAGCCGATCGCCCTCGAGGGCCTGGACCGCCATCTGATCACCTTCCAGCAGGAGAAGGACCTCAACCCCGACACGCTCGAGCTGCTGCCCGAGGGACCCCGCGCGTGGTTGCTGGTCCAGTTCGGCGGCGAGACGCACGAGGAGGCCGGCGGCCGGGCGCACGACTTCGCGGACCTGGCCGGCGGCTGGTCGAGTGCACCCACGGCCACCGTCTTCGACGAGGGCGTGCACCAGGCCGACATCTGGCAGGTCCGCGAGGCGGGGCTCGGCGCCACCGCCCGCGTGCCCGGGCGGCCCGACACCTGGCCGGGCTGGGAGGACTCCGCCGTCGCCCCGGCCGACCTGGCCGACTACCTCGCCGACCTGCAGCGGCTCTACGACGAATTCGGCTTCGACCAGGTGTCGCTGTACGGGCACTTCGGGCAGGGCTGCGTGCACACCCGCATCCCGTTCGACCTGCAGACCGCCGACGGGGTGCAGCACTTCCGGGCGTTCACCGAGCGGGCCGCGGACCTGGTCGTCTCCTACGGCGGCTCCTTCTCCGGCGAGCACGGCGACGGCCAGGCCCGCGGCGAGCTGCTGCCGAAGATGTACGGCGAGGAGCTGGTGGAGGCCTTCGCCCGGTTCAAGGCGATCTTCGATCCCGGGAACCGGATGAACCCGGGCAAGGTCGCCGCCCCGTACCGGCTCGACGAGAACCTGCGGCTGGGCCGCGACTACCAGCCCCGGCAGGTGGAGACCCACTTCCGCTATCCGCACGACGACGGCAGCTTCGACCGCGCCGTGCTGCGCTGCGTCGGCGTCGGCAAGTGCCGCCGGCAGGAGAGCGAGGGGACGGTGATGTGCCCCTCCTACATGGTCACCCGGGAGGAGGAGCACTCCACCCGCGGCCGGGCCCGTCTGCTGTTCGAGATGATGCAGGGCCACGACGACTCACCCATCGGCGACGGCTGGCGCTCGGAGGCCGTCCGGGACTCGCTCGACCTGTGCCTGGCCTGCAAGGGCTGCAAGAGCGACTGCCCGGTCAACGTGGACATGGCCACCTACAAGGCCGAATTCCTGTCCCACCACTACGCCGGCCGGCTGCGTCCGATCACGCACTACACGCTGGGCTGGCTACCGCTGCTGGCCAGAGCGGCCTCCATGGCGCCTCGGGTGGTCAACGCCCTCACCCAGGCGCCGGGCATCCGGCGGATCGCCACGGCGGTGGGTGGCGTCGCCCCGGAGCGGGAGATCCCGCAGTTCGCCGACCAGACCTTCCAGGCATGGTACGGCGCTCGCGGCCCGCGCGGGAGCGGCGAGCGCGGCGAGGTGCTCCTCTGGCCGGACACGTTCAGCAACTCCTTCCAGCCGGGGCTGGCGAAGGCCGCCGTCGAGGTACTCGAGGACGCCGGCTGGCGGGTCGTCGTCCCGCAGGATGCGGTCTGCTGCGGGCTCACCTGGATCTCGACCGGGCAACTGGACGTCGCCAAGCGGGTGCTGCGCCGCACGATCGATGTGCTGCGCCCGCACGTGCAGGCCGGGACCTTGGTGCTCGGGCTCGAGCCGTCGTGCACGGCGGTGTTCCGCTCCGATGCCGCCGAGCTCTACCCGGACGATCCCGACGTGCAGCTGCTGCGCGATCAGACGGTGACGCTCGCCGAGCTGCTCACCGAGCACACCCCAGGCTGGGAACCGCCCCGGCTGAGCCGGCGGGCCGTCGTGCAGACGCACTGCCACCAGCACGCGGTCATGGGCTTCGATCGCGATGTCGAGCTCATGCAGCAGATGGGCATGGACGTCGACGTCCTCGACTCCGGCTGTTGCGGACTGGCCGGCAACTTCGGGTTCGAGCGCGACCACTACGACGTCTCGATGGCCTGCGCCGAGCGGGTGCTGCTGCCGGAGGTCCGCAAGGCCGGACCCGACGACGTCGTCCTCGCCGACGGGTTCAGCTGCCGCACCCAGATCGAGCAGGGCGACCCCGGAGGCCGGGAAGGCCTGCACCTGGCCGAGGTGCTGGCGGCTGCCCTGCGCGGCGATCCTGCGATGCCCGGCGAGCCGCCCGAGCGGGCCTGGGCCGACCGGCCGTCGACCCCGCGGGCGGCGTCCTGGGCAGCCCTCGGCGCGGCGGCCGTGGCCGGGCTCGGTGCGGCCGGGGCAGCGACCCGGGCACTGCGGCGATGACCGGCTCGCCATCCGCCCCGACGATCGATGCGGTCGAGGTCTCGGTGTTCGTCGTCCGCACCGAGGGGCCGGAGGCCGATGGCACCCTGGCGTGGGACTCGACGACCTGCGTCGTGGTCCGTGCCTCCGGCGGCGGCCGGACCGGACTGGGCTGGACCTACGGGCCCGCGGCCTGTGCGGAGCTGGTCACCGCCGTGCTCGCCGACGTGGTCCGCGGCCGGTCGGCGCTGGCCGTGCCGGCCGCGTGGGAGGCGATGGTGCGGCGGTGCCGCAACGCAGGTCGCCCGGGCATCGTGTCGATGGCGGTCGCGGCGGTGGACACCGCGCTGTGGGACCTCGCCGCCCAGCTGCTCGACGTCCCCCTCGTGGTGCTGCTCGGTCAGGCGCGCGACGACGTCCCGACCTACGGCAGCGGTGGCTTCCCCACCTACGACGACGACCGGCTGACCACCCAGCT encodes the following:
- a CDS encoding thiamine pyrophosphate-requiring protein is translated as MAQTVADYLLARLREWGVRQVFGYPGDGINGLLAAWGRADNDPEFIQSRHEEMSAFEAVGFAKFSGGFGVCAATSGPGAIHLLNGLYDAKLDHVPVVAIVGQTERSAMGGSYQQEVDLLSLYKDVCSDYVQMCTVPEQLPNLIDRAIRIAVSERAPTALIFPSDVLELEYEPPAHEFKNVPSSLGIAQSSPQPDPAAVQQTADLLNAGEKVALLVGQGARDCQAELTEVADLLGAGAAKALLGKDVLPDTLPWVTGSIGLLGTRPSYEMMMGCDTLLTVGSNFPYTQFMPKLDQARAVQIDRSGSWIGMRYPYELNVVGDAKATLQALIPLLRRKEDRSWQEKITADVADWWQTVERRALTDADPVNPMRIVHELSERLPANAIVTSDSGSAANWYARHLKVRGEVKCSLSGTLATMGPGVPYAIGAKWAHPERPAIALVGDGAMQMNGLAEQITIARYWQEWADPRLITVVFHNNDLNQVTWEMRAMEGAPKFTESQTIPDIDYAAFARGLGLEGINVDKPEDVGPAWDAALAANRPVVLDIRCDPDVPPIPPHATFEQALSTAKSALKGDEDAAGFIKQGVKQKVQEFLPGSKGDG
- a CDS encoding FAD-binding and (Fe-S)-binding domain-containing protein gives rise to the protein MAEAQPVTSVDLPAPVVRPPEDAGPAAGLDVAALERDLRARVDGEVRFDAGSRGAYSTDASNYRQVPIGVVVPRSVDAAADAVAVCREHGAPVLPRGGGTSLAGECTNTAVVLDFTKYCNRLLTVDPEAGTCVVEPGIVLDELNRQLAPSGLEFGPEPATHNHCALGGMIGNNACGATAQRTGKVVDNVVSLDVLLYDGTRMTVGATSDEEYAAIVQAGGRRGEVYRQLRELRDRYGEEVRARYPDIPRRVSGYNLDSLLPERGFDLAGALIGSEGSCVTVLGAELRLVPVVLHRALVLLGYPDVVTSARDVPAIVEQEPIALEGLDRHLITFQQEKDLNPDTLELLPEGPRAWLLVQFGGETHEEAGGRAHDFADLAGGWSSAPTATVFDEGVHQADIWQVREAGLGATARVPGRPDTWPGWEDSAVAPADLADYLADLQRLYDEFGFDQVSLYGHFGQGCVHTRIPFDLQTADGVQHFRAFTERAADLVVSYGGSFSGEHGDGQARGELLPKMYGEELVEAFARFKAIFDPGNRMNPGKVAAPYRLDENLRLGRDYQPRQVETHFRYPHDDGSFDRAVLRCVGVGKCRRQESEGTVMCPSYMVTREEEHSTRGRARLLFEMMQGHDDSPIGDGWRSEAVRDSLDLCLACKGCKSDCPVNVDMATYKAEFLSHHYAGRLRPITHYTLGWLPLLARAASMAPRVVNALTQAPGIRRIATAVGGVAPEREIPQFADQTFQAWYGARGPRGSGERGEVLLWPDTFSNSFQPGLAKAAVEVLEDAGWRVVVPQDAVCCGLTWISTGQLDVAKRVLRRTIDVLRPHVQAGTLVLGLEPSCTAVFRSDAAELYPDDPDVQLLRDQTVTLAELLTEHTPGWEPPRLSRRAVVQTHCHQHAVMGFDRDVELMQQMGMDVDVLDSGCCGLAGNFGFERDHYDVSMACAERVLLPEVRKAGPDDVVLADGFSCRTQIEQGDPGGREGLHLAEVLAAALRGDPAMPGEPPERAWADRPSTPRAASWAALGAAAVAGLGAAGAATRALRR